Proteins encoded by one window of Kribbella italica:
- a CDS encoding fumarylacetoacetate hydrolase family protein, which produces MRFVTVTYAGAERPGVLDGTEVVLLPYDDVVAVIEAGTDAVLTGERIPFREQDLRAPLRRFRRDILCTGWNYWDHFEESRGKRDGQDVDRPEHPTFFTKGPDVVVGPYDPIAYDPALSAKWDYEAELALVIGKTGRSIKVDDALDHVFGYTLANDVSQRDLQRAHGGQWLKGKSIDATMPLGPWIVTPDELGDPQDVQLTCLLNGEVMQDASTKQMAYDIATLISELSFGMTLRPGDLLLTGTPSGIGNAREPQVFLKEGDEVVTRADKIGELRNTLAYQELS; this is translated from the coding sequence ATGAGATTCGTGACAGTGACGTACGCCGGAGCCGAGCGGCCCGGCGTACTGGACGGCACCGAGGTCGTCCTGCTCCCGTACGACGACGTGGTGGCCGTGATCGAGGCCGGTACCGACGCGGTGCTGACCGGTGAACGGATCCCCTTCCGGGAGCAGGACCTGCGGGCGCCCTTGCGGCGGTTCCGCCGGGACATCCTCTGCACCGGCTGGAACTACTGGGACCACTTCGAGGAGAGCCGCGGCAAGCGCGACGGCCAGGACGTCGACCGGCCCGAGCACCCGACCTTCTTCACCAAGGGCCCGGACGTCGTCGTCGGACCGTACGACCCGATCGCCTACGACCCGGCCCTGTCGGCCAAGTGGGACTACGAGGCCGAGCTGGCGCTGGTGATCGGCAAGACCGGCCGCAGCATCAAGGTCGATGACGCGCTCGACCACGTGTTTGGCTACACGCTGGCGAACGACGTCTCCCAACGCGACCTACAGCGGGCACACGGCGGCCAGTGGCTCAAGGGCAAGAGCATCGACGCCACCATGCCGCTCGGTCCCTGGATCGTGACGCCGGACGAGCTGGGCGACCCGCAGGACGTGCAGTTGACCTGTCTGCTCAACGGTGAGGTCATGCAGGACGCCTCGACCAAGCAGATGGCCTACGACATCGCCACGCTGATCAGTGAGCTGTCCTTCGGGATGACACTGCGGCCGGGTGACCTCCTGCTGACCGGTACGCCGTCAGGCATCGGCAACGCCCGGGAGCCGCAGGTGTTCCTCAAGGAGGGCGACGAGGTCGTCACCCGGGCGGACAAGATCGGCGAGCTGCGCAACACGCTGGCCTACCAGGAGCTGTCGTGA
- a CDS encoding FCD domain-containing protein: MTSRLELLPGGGRGGRRTLAETAAAELHQLILSGELPSGTPLRLVELANRLEMSQMPVREGLRRLEALGLVDIIPHRGAWVRELSLEDLHDTHETRLALESLAVRAAAEHFAEADEQQAIAALEEHLRLSRADDSIGARQAHADFHFALYRAGGSQWLARAIEPVWQNSERYRFGSRQTPFQIEQNRQEHQAILDACVARDPDAAEQALRNHLAGAVQRITETMTSKQKGTST, encoded by the coding sequence GTGACCAGCCGGCTGGAGCTCCTGCCCGGCGGTGGCCGTGGAGGCCGCCGTACGCTCGCTGAGACCGCAGCGGCCGAGCTGCACCAGCTGATCCTGTCCGGTGAGCTGCCCAGCGGTACGCCGTTGCGTCTGGTCGAGCTGGCGAACCGGCTGGAGATGAGCCAGATGCCGGTGCGCGAGGGGCTGCGCCGGCTGGAGGCGCTCGGCCTGGTCGACATCATCCCGCACCGGGGCGCCTGGGTCCGGGAGCTGTCGCTGGAGGACCTGCACGACACCCACGAGACCAGGCTGGCGCTGGAGAGTCTCGCCGTACGGGCTGCTGCCGAGCACTTCGCGGAGGCGGACGAGCAGCAGGCCATCGCGGCGCTTGAGGAGCACCTGCGGCTGTCGCGGGCCGATGACTCGATCGGCGCCCGGCAGGCGCACGCCGACTTCCACTTCGCGCTCTACCGGGCCGGTGGCTCGCAGTGGCTGGCCCGGGCGATCGAGCCGGTCTGGCAGAACAGCGAGCGGTACCGGTTCGGCAGCCGGCAGACGCCGTTCCAGATCGAACAGAACCGGCAGGAGCACCAGGCCATCCTGGACGCCTGCGTCGCGCGCGACCCGGACGCCGCCGAGCAGGCCCTGCGCAACCACCTGGCTGGCGCGGTGCAGCGGATCACCGAGACGATGACCTCGAAGCAGAAGGGGACGTCGACATGA
- a CDS encoding FAD-dependent monooxygenase codes for MTSTDQQLPVAVVGAGPIGLTTALGLAHYGVPYVLLEEDATLSSDTKAGTTLSRTLEIWNRYGAVEGILASAVRIDEIGDIDRATNTPRASVQLAELVNDTQFPFVINLPQQIMEPILADALPQPVLTQHRLTSFEVRDDRVVLQLDTPDGPRELEASYLLACDGGRSRIRDALGVKVVGETLPERYMLIDVAVDLDVDNARDYPYLAYFADKTEWMVLIRQPDNWRFLFPLAPGADTPGTEDLLVKVKQFIGEVDQIELLGTVIYNVHHRVAEQWTKDRKVFLMGDAAHLITPMWALGLNTGALDASNLPWRLAWVLRGWAEPSLLDGYEREQRPVAIEGSGEMAEAARKYMAQQRGAVTEDTGAWATAYNRTLLSVRLDVEGVGDWSMVATSAAPPAVRAGDRAPDLALQSPTGRATIHDLCRDSFVALYFTDVRRRPEIPVNDSPALRHYAVSRWDAPHDSGLRDRSLFDPGSIATNRYGVPAGSVVLIRPDGHIAAVAPMAPGVAEELYTRVTGRPVPREAS; via the coding sequence GTGACCTCGACTGACCAGCAACTGCCCGTCGCCGTGGTCGGCGCCGGACCGATCGGCCTGACCACAGCACTCGGCCTGGCGCACTACGGCGTGCCGTACGTGCTGCTGGAGGAGGATGCGACGCTGTCGTCCGACACCAAGGCCGGTACGACGCTGAGCCGGACCCTGGAGATCTGGAACCGGTACGGCGCGGTGGAGGGCATTCTCGCCTCGGCGGTCCGGATCGACGAGATCGGTGACATCGACCGGGCCACCAACACGCCGCGGGCCTCGGTCCAGCTGGCCGAACTGGTCAACGACACCCAGTTCCCGTTCGTGATCAACCTGCCGCAGCAGATCATGGAGCCGATCCTGGCTGACGCGCTGCCGCAGCCAGTGCTCACGCAGCACCGGCTGACGTCGTTCGAGGTCCGGGACGACCGGGTGGTGCTGCAGCTGGACACGCCGGACGGTCCGCGGGAGCTGGAGGCGTCGTACCTGCTGGCCTGTGACGGCGGCCGGAGCAGGATCCGCGACGCGCTCGGGGTGAAGGTGGTGGGGGAGACCCTGCCCGAGCGGTACATGCTGATCGACGTGGCGGTGGACCTGGACGTCGACAACGCCCGCGACTATCCGTACCTGGCGTACTTCGCGGACAAGACCGAGTGGATGGTGCTGATCCGCCAGCCCGACAACTGGCGGTTCCTGTTCCCGCTGGCGCCCGGTGCGGACACGCCCGGCACCGAGGACCTGCTGGTGAAGGTGAAGCAGTTCATCGGTGAGGTGGACCAGATCGAGCTGCTCGGCACGGTCATCTACAACGTGCACCACCGGGTCGCCGAGCAGTGGACCAAGGACCGCAAGGTGTTCCTGATGGGCGACGCCGCCCACCTGATCACTCCGATGTGGGCACTGGGGCTGAACACCGGCGCCCTGGACGCGTCCAACCTGCCGTGGCGGCTGGCCTGGGTCCTGCGCGGCTGGGCCGAGCCGTCGTTGCTGGACGGGTACGAGCGGGAGCAGCGGCCGGTGGCGATCGAGGGCTCAGGGGAGATGGCCGAGGCCGCCCGCAAGTACATGGCACAGCAGCGTGGTGCGGTCACCGAGGACACGGGCGCGTGGGCGACGGCGTACAACCGCACGCTGCTCAGCGTCCGGCTCGACGTGGAGGGTGTGGGCGACTGGTCGATGGTGGCGACCAGTGCGGCACCGCCGGCCGTGCGGGCAGGGGACCGGGCACCGGACCTGGCGCTGCAGAGCCCGACCGGCCGGGCCACCATCCACGACCTGTGCCGGGACTCGTTCGTCGCGCTGTACTTCACCGACGTACGCCGTCGTCCGGAGATCCCGGTCAACGACTCGCCCGCGCTGCGGCACTACGCCGTCTCGCGGTGGGACGCGCCGCACGACTCCGGCCTGCGGGACCGCTCGCTGTTCGACCCGGGCAGCATCGCGACCAACCGGTACGGCGTACCGGCGGGCAGCGTCGTACTGATCCGGCCGGACGGCCACATCGCCGCGGTGGCCCCGATGGCACCCGGTGTGGCCGAGGAGCTCTACACGCGGGTGACCGGTCGGCCCGTCCCTCGGGAGGCGTCATGA
- a CDS encoding SDR family NAD(P)-dependent oxidoreductase, with the protein MKVSFDATGEVVVVTGGAHGIGAALASAVVAHGGTAVVLDISAPADQRVEYVEVDVSDRAAVFKAVGTVIERHGRIDGLVAGAAVQPRSAVLDTDPAEWTRTLQVNLDGVVWVCQAVVPHMVERSAGSVVVFTSGLAATGFPHAAAYSASKAALTAFARTLAAEVAEHRVRVNIVAPGVVDTDQFRAANAGADFDHWQETTGIGEPADVVGPLLFLLSDAAAMTGSQLTRERAFARLTDLTE; encoded by the coding sequence ATGAAGGTGAGCTTCGACGCGACCGGCGAGGTCGTGGTCGTCACAGGTGGAGCGCACGGCATCGGTGCCGCGCTGGCGTCGGCCGTCGTGGCCCACGGCGGTACGGCGGTGGTGCTGGACATCAGCGCGCCGGCCGACCAGCGGGTCGAGTACGTCGAGGTCGACGTGTCCGACCGGGCCGCGGTGTTCAAGGCGGTCGGGACGGTGATCGAGCGGCACGGCCGGATCGACGGGCTGGTCGCAGGTGCCGCCGTGCAGCCGCGGTCCGCCGTACTGGACACCGACCCGGCTGAGTGGACCCGGACGCTGCAGGTGAACCTGGACGGCGTGGTGTGGGTCTGCCAGGCCGTCGTACCGCACATGGTGGAGCGGTCGGCCGGCTCGGTCGTGGTGTTCACCTCCGGCCTGGCCGCGACCGGCTTCCCGCATGCGGCGGCGTACTCGGCGAGCAAGGCGGCCCTGACCGCCTTCGCCAGGACGCTGGCGGCCGAGGTGGCCGAGCACCGGGTCCGGGTGAACATCGTCGCGCCCGGAGTGGTCGACACCGACCAGTTCCGGGCCGCCAACGCCGGAGCCGACTTCGACCACTGGCAGGAGACCACCGGCATCGGTGAGCCCGCCGACGTGGTCGGCCCGCTGCTGTTCCTGCTGTCCGACGCGGCCGCGATGACCGGGTCCCAGTTGACCCGGGAGCGCGCTTTCGCCCGGTTGACCGACCTCACGGAGTGA
- a CDS encoding cupin domain-containing protein codes for MTFDEPLREILLQTDDLDWVDKSLDGLSHKMLWRDPETEASIALVRFEQGSGIPSEHKHASNQFMFCLSGRYVYLPTGTTLTKGSFYWNPKGVVHGPTRAEETSVLLEVYDGPHYPERPSFYDNDEDAR; via the coding sequence ATGACGTTCGACGAACCGCTGCGGGAGATCCTGCTGCAGACCGACGACCTGGACTGGGTGGACAAGTCCCTGGACGGGCTGTCGCACAAGATGCTGTGGCGCGACCCGGAGACCGAGGCGTCGATCGCGCTGGTGCGGTTCGAGCAGGGGTCGGGGATCCCGTCGGAGCACAAGCACGCGTCGAACCAGTTCATGTTCTGCCTGTCCGGCCGGTACGTGTACCTGCCGACCGGGACGACGCTGACCAAAGGCAGCTTCTACTGGAACCCGAAGGGCGTCGTGCACGGCCCGACGCGTGCAGAGGAGACCTCCGTCCTGCTGGAGGTGTACGACGGCCCGCACTACCCGGAGCGGCCGTCCTTCTACGACAACGACGAGGACGCACGCTGA